The Cervus elaphus chromosome 21, mCerEla1.1, whole genome shotgun sequence genome window below encodes:
- the FABP5 gene encoding fatty acid-binding protein 5 — protein MATVQQLVGRWRLVESKGFDEYMKEVGVGMALRKVGAMAKPDCIITSDGKNLSIKTESTLKTTQFSCKLGEKFEETTADGRKTQTVCNFTDGALVQHQEWDGKESTITRKLEDGKLVVVCVMNNVTCTRVYEKVE, from the exons ATGGCCACCGTTCAGCAGCTGGTAGGAAGATGGCGCTTAGTGGAGAGCAAAGGCTTTGACGAATACATGAAGGAAGTAG GAGTGGGGATGGCTCTTCGAAAAGTGGGTGCGATGGCCAAACCAGACTGTATCATCACTTCTGATGGCAAAAACCTCAGCATAAAAACTGAGAGCACTTTGAAAACAACACAGTTTTCCTGTAAACTGGGAGAGAAGTTCGAAGAGACCACAGCTGATGGCAGAAAGACTCAG ACTGTCTGCAACTTTACAGATGGCGCATTGGTTCAACATCAGGAATGGGATGGAAAGGAAAGCACAATAACAAGAAAACTGGAAGATGGGAAATTAGTGGTG GTATGCGTCATGAACAATGTTACCTGTACTCGGGTCTAtgaaaaagtagaataa